From Methanomassiliicoccaceae archaeon:
ACATATTGGAAGTCAATGTAAATGATAATGAAATGAGCAACGTCAGCATGGTCGAAAAGATCAATGCAAAACGTAAGCAGGACAACAAAAGGAGAGTTCTTTTCGGTTACGCAATGGCTCTTTTCTGTGCCGTGTTCTGGGGATTGTGGTACATTCCCGGGGACATGATATGGTATTTGGACCCGTTCGTCACAATGCAGGCAGAAGTAACTGCAGTCACCGGGAGCGAGACAACATCTTTCATGGTGTTTGCTATACTGATCACAGGAGTAAATGCACTGCTGGTCGTTCTGGCACTGTGCCTTTGGAACCTGTGGATGGGCAAGTTCACCGAGATGAAGAGGACATTTAAAGAGGTCAAGGCTGCCGACAAATGGTACTTTTTGGCTGCAATCTGCGGTGCGACCGCAGTTTTGGGAAGCTTCATGGCAATGGGATTCATCGGAGCGGCGTTCGCCGCGGTTACAGCTCTGCTGTACCCTGTCGTCGGTTCAATCGTCTCCAGGACATGGCTTGGCCAGAAGATATCCAGGCGCGCTATGATCGGGATATTCGTCATCGTGCTTGGAGGAATAACCGCATACGCTGGCGGATTCATCGAGGAGATCTCGTCAGGCGACATACGCATCTGGGGTTTCGTCGGAGGGATCATGGCCGCGGTAGGATGGGGATTTGAGGGATGCTTCGCAGGAAAGGCTCTGGATGTTTCTGAGCCCGATGTCGGTATCCACATGAGATTCATCTTTGAGACCCTTATTTGGTGGGTCGTTGTCATACCGATCCTTGCGCTTGCAGGGTTCCCGATGTTCGACTACCTCGGAATGATATTCGAATCCACCGTTTTCATCGTTCTGCTGATGCTCGGACTGACCTTCGGGTTCTGCTACGTGACCTGGTACAAATCGTTCCCGCTTATCGGCGTGGGACGCGGACAGGCGGTAGGAAGCCTTTACGCAATCATGGCCGTCGTCTTTATATTCATGTTCACCGGAGCCAACCCCGGATGGTTGCTCGTTATCGGTGCCGTGATATGTGTCGTCGGAGGAGGATTGATGGCATCTGAAGGTTCCGAAGAAATAGCCAGCCTTCGTGATACGGGGGCGGTAGAATGATGGAAGGACGCCCAGTCAAATTCCGTCTGCTCGAGATCTTTGCAGAAAAGGGACACCTTTGGAACTACGAAGTGACCGAGCTCATGGCCGGAGAATACAAGGACAGAAAAAGCAAGTTCGGACGCCAATCTACCAACTGGGACCTCATCGAGCTATCCGCTTCGGGTTTCATAAAAGAGACCGATGCATCGATCGATGAGGAGATGAAGTACGGTAAGGGCAACCTTTTGCTCCAGTACGGACTCACAGCCATTGGAAGGGACGAGCTAGAGCGCCTGAAGACCATCGTCAAACCCAGAGGTGAGTGAAATGTGGACAGATCAAGTGAATTTGGCCGGTAACTGGGACATAGCCGTCGAATACTGCGCCGGCGGAATTCCAGGATCGGAATACCTGTGGATGGTAGCAATTCTCGTCACATCTGTGGCGGGTATGCTCGTTTCCAGGTGGCTCGTCAGCAAATTCTGATCGAGAGAAACCATACCGGCCGTTGGCCGGAAACCCCTTACCAAACAATTTTCGGGTTGCCAAAGAGTGGCAGGGGAGGCTTTGCTGACCTGCAGGGCCTGATAATTGGAGGAAAACATGACAGAAACATCGAGTCTACAAAGGACGATTGACTGGAAACAAGGCATGCTCATTGCTTTGGGTGTACCTATCCTCATTCTGCCTTCGATCGGATACTCAGCCGGATATCTATGGGGTTTCTCCATAATTATCTGGATACTTTCCGTTCTTCAGGGATTTGTACAGAACGCCGCATTCGGCGAGATGACAACAACATTTTCAGATGCAACCGGGCTTCCGGGATGTGCACAGAAGGTTTTCTCTAAGAATGGAGATTCAAAATCTAAATACAACCGCGGTAAGTTCATAGGTGCTTTCTGCGCCTGGTGCTATTGGTTCGCATGGTGCCCGGTCGTAGCGATATTCACGCTGACGATCGGTACCTATGTGAGAGGATTCATGCCCGATCTGGCCGATGCCGGG
This genomic window contains:
- a CDS encoding DMT family transporter; this encodes MEVNVNDNEMSNVSMVEKINAKRKQDNKRRVLFGYAMALFCAVFWGLWYIPGDMIWYLDPFVTMQAEVTAVTGSETTSFMVFAILITGVNALLVVLALCLWNLWMGKFTEMKRTFKEVKAADKWYFLAAICGATAVLGSFMAMGFIGAAFAAVTALLYPVVGSIVSRTWLGQKISRRAMIGIFVIVLGGITAYAGGFIEEISSGDIRIWGFVGGIMAAVGWGFEGCFAGKALDVSEPDVGIHMRFIFETLIWWVVVIPILALAGFPMFDYLGMIFESTVFIVLLMLGLTFGFCYVTWYKSFPLIGVGRGQAVGSLYAIMAVVFIFMFTGANPGWLLVIGAVICVVGGGLMASEGSEEIASLRDTGAVE